Part of the Antennarius striatus isolate MH-2024 chromosome 6, ASM4005453v1, whole genome shotgun sequence genome, AACATAGaactgttttaaacagtctagaAGAGTattgggaaaaggtaatacagatgaaaggtggtttaaaatcagAATGGGGACGGTCcaaaaacgtttaaattactgtaaataataaaataaatagtttggcGCTATATCAGGGAATTTAGTTTTTTGCggatggtcctggaacgcattaaccgcgagtaaagAGGGATTGCTATATATTCCGTGAGTCTAGAGGTAAGATCTGgccaaaaaaatccagcccgggCTTGAactcttacctctactttcagtgcgtaCGATCGGAAAGGTGAAGTGACAGGAGAAGATACAGCTGACGCATGGAGGGAACTGTGCAGgtattgtagatggatgtttctcatacggcaccttctctgttttacctaaattatttattttataaaggtATCCTTAGTTTAATATCCGACCCGGCCCAAATTTCGGGTTGGTTCAGGCTTGGACTCGGGCTCGGgtttaagatcttacctctatgtcagccaatagcaagcGTGCATGATACCATGTGACTACCCACTAAAAATCttcgatgaggtgaagccatgcatcttgaagttCGAATAAGCAAGATattactgtgtgtatatgtatatatatatatatatatatatatatatatccatataCATGTGAATAAAGAACTTACATGGCCGCCTATGTCctatctgatgtgtgtgtgtgtgcgcgtgtgcgtgtgtgtgtgtgtgcacgtgcgtgtATGTGTCAGATTTTAGAGAGTTTGCCTCCGTCCTATAAATGGAAAGTGTGGGTGTGTAAAATTACTGAGACagagtgatagaaaagtttattgtatgattaaaactaaatacttatgcagccagcaaaataatgaatagcatgtatataatgtttaaaTCTCTTCAGAAATTAAGACAATTATCTAGCTGTCAAAGTAGGAAACAGAACAGCTATATTCCCGGCATCAATGAATCGATGGCAAGACGCTGGAGACACCAGGATTGTTTTACAGCCATGTTACAGGCACTGTTCGGAAAAAAAGTggtaattaaaaatgtgaaaatctttTTGTATGCCatctttttgtttaaatatcTCATGATACAACACCGTTCATTGCGGCTTATAGACAGGTGTggccaatatactgtatgtacaatatagagcatatacagtatatctatatgttttttttctttgaaaatttaGTTTGTGCAGCGTATATTCAGATGCACTCAATCGTCTGGAAATGATGATAGTATAATAGAATGAACTAATCGGTTGTCTTACATCTTAAGTTTGCTATAATACAGTGTCTTGTTCATGTGCCAGGATATAACTGACTTAGGTATTGTACTGAAGACAATATCATCATCTCCACATTGTCTCTTCTCATTCtactttacttttaattttattatgtattaaaactatcaatgtagccacaaaagggcacaagccagtgtcctattgtgccagtcccaagtctggataaatacagaggattgtTCGGGAAGGGTGTCCGACATAaaatttttgccaaatcaaacatgtgaatcaaatctatgacttccataccggatcggtcgaggcctagGTTAACAACGaacgccatcggtgctgttgacctacagggtgccggtggaaatttgactactgttggtcaaagaagaggaggaaagtgtgttctaggaagagagagaagatgaaTGGCAAGAGTATACGACTGACagtaggaaagaaaaagaagatgtaTTGAAACTATCGAAACAATGGACagttagaaaatgttttaaaatgaataactgtgaaaaacaatacatttcttTTGCTATACATTCAATcgttttcatgtaccgccgctgtatccgccatagcgggtcacggggagctggagcctatccctgctggcatagggcgtgaggcgggggacactctgggcacaatgccagtgcaccgcggagccacatacaaagatatacaaacacacacacacacacacacacacacacacacacacacacacacacacacacacacacacacacacacacacacacacacacacacacacacacacacacacacacacacactcactcctacgggcaatttggaaccggccaatcaacctgaagcgcatgcttttggaggtgggaggaagctggagaactggagagaacccacatttgattgttaatttaaaaaaaaaaggttttctttcatacaaatatgaaaatattttagaatatcCATCCTTACCCGTCTGTACATATAAATAGACCATCATGACCCAGCAACATGCCTTCACCACGTAGATAGAATTACGTGGGTCATTAAAGacactatatatacatactaactgcatgcttacaggcccctagtgtgttgtgtttgttcaggggcctgtgtacaacatatactgtatatatgtgcgTGTCTAACTGTATTCGGAGAGTGTTAAGAGAATTTCCCGTTtcgggatgaataaagtataatTGTTCTTCTTCTACCTCTCTCTCCCACctaaatagttaataaaatacaaagaaatatataaaaagaaaaatcggTTTCCAATTAAAGCCCCTTCTGAAGGGCCagtctgaaaacacaaaggTATAGCATACAATCGTATGGATTACATAATAAGGAAACATAATCACAGATGTAATATGACTGAACGAACTGATAAGAATATCATTCTTAGTTATATTCatcatctgtttatttatttttgcatttgtatACAGTACACAAACTGGAATGAAATAAGGGCTCTCAGTATCGCATCTTACAACATCAAAATTGACTTAAATCCTGTATGGATTTTCAATGGGCAACCTTTTCACACAGTATCATGGCGACCCTTCATATCCCACTAATTGAGAAAAAAGGCCTAAAGAGCCctaaagaagaaaaatcctGGATGCATTCAAAAATCAAATAGGTTCTTTAATGTTCTTTAATGCTATGATCCACTGTTctaccattttttaaataaccAGTTGAATAGATTTGTGTAATCCTACAAGCATTACCCTCTTGGTTGAGCtgctaatatttaaaataaacttgaatGTATCTCATCTGAGTGCATTCTTTCACCAGGGCACAACGGTCCCTGATTAATCAACTAAGCCATATTCTAAATTAGTTGCATAAATGACAGAGGTCTACCGTGGCCTAAGGCTCCAatcaagtttcatggaaatccagTGAATAGTTCGTCCTGCTGACAAATCAAAAAATGAACCCCCTTGACAGAcgtaaaaacaataataacatgCTCTGACATCATCATATAGTCATTCAATGAGAGGACATCAATCACAATCATTCCCAGAAATATAAAGCACTGCCCATTTAAGGACATGCATGTCTTGTTCAATGACAGAATTGAACAAGAATTACACAAATTTCTATTTCTGTACCAGGTTTGTGAATGCGCCTATATAATGTTTCTATTTGTGCTTCTTATAGGAGGTTTCGGAGCACAGGGAGAGACAGCAGTCTGTGAGATGTTGGGGAGCCCAGAGTTCCCTCTGTTATCTAAGGAAGGCGATATAACTATAGGAGGAGCTTTTTCCATTCATAATGAAATGCCAAATCCTCAGCTTTCCTTTATAGATACTCCAGAACGCCTCACATGTTCCAGGTACTACTTATTTTCcaataatgtttcattttttttgtttctaaatgGATATAATATCACAATTGTGCTGTCTCTCTTTCTAGGATGAACTTCAGGGAATTCCGTTTTGCCCAAACAATGATTTTTGCCATAGAGGAGATCAACAACAGCAGCACTCTGCTTCCTAATATTACAATCGGTTATAAGATATTTGACACCTGTGGTTTAACACTGCCTTCAACACGCGCAATAATGGGTCTAATGAATGGACAGGAAAGGTCCTGCTCTGGCCAGTCATCCGTTCATGCTATCATCGGAGCTTCAGAGTCTTCCTCAACCATTGTGATGATACAAATTTCAGGGATTTTCCAAATTCCTGTGGTAAATATTTCAACATATGTGGTCTTCTTTTTatataacaaaaacaatgtCATAAAAATTGAAAACTGACAGTATAATAGTTGGTTTATAGAATGCTATGGCTGAGCTTTGGTTTGTTACAGTTTTCTCATATACATCAGATTGAGTTATGAATCAGCAATTTAATCATGGGACATTTTTCATCATCTTTCTCTGATGATCTAAATCTTATAAATGGcttttttgtgtcctttttcttttcccttagATCAGTCACTTTGCCACTTGTGCTTGCCTGAGTGACAAAAAGAAGTATCCATCCTTCTTCAGAACAATCCCTAGTGACTACTATCAGAGCAGAACTTTAGCAAAATTGGTCAAACACTTTGGCTGGACATGGGTTGGAGCACTTAAAAGTGACAACGATTATGGCAAGAATGGCCTGGAAACATTTATCACAGCTGCACGTCAAGTTGGGGTTTGTATTGAATACGCAGAGGCCATTTCAAGGACAGACTCCAGAGATCAAGTGGCCAGGGTGGTCAAAGTGATTAAAAATGGCAGTACAAAAGTTGTAGTTGCCTTCCTTGCCCAAAGTGAGATGGATATTCTTCTTGAGGAAGCTCTGAAACAGAATTTGAGTGGACTGCAGTGGGTGGGTAGTGAGTCCTGGATTACAGCAGGTCATCTTGCCATTGAGAGGTACTCTGGAATCCTTATGGGGTCACTAGGCTTCTCCATCAGAAAGACAAAGATATTAGGCTTGCAAGAGTTTCTTTTGCAGGTTAATCCAAGTCAGGACCCTCAGAATAATCTACTGAAAGAATTTTGGGAAGTCACATTTGGTTGCAGTTTACAACCCAGTCTAAGTGGCCAGATCCAGTGTTCTGGCTCTGAGAGACTACAGGACGTTAACACTCCTTTCACAGATGTTTCAGAGCTCAGGATATCTAATAATGTGTACAAAGCTGTGTATGCTGTGGCTAATGCAATACATTCCATGTTAAAATGTGGATGGAATGGGCATGCAGTGAATAATTCATGCATGTGGAGAGATGATTTGGATGCAAAGCAGGTAGGAGGTGACTTCCTTAGACTATATGATAAATTTCAACAATTCATATTGTTGATGACTTTTCTCTTTTAGGTTGTGAATCACCTTCAAAATGTGAATTTCACATTACAGTCAGGAGAGCGAGTCTACTTTGACAGAAATGGTGACCCTGCAGCAACTTATGAGCTTGTAAACTGGCAGAGAAACAAAGCAGGAGACATTGTATTTGTGACCATAGGTAGCTATGATGCTTCACTACCAAATGGAAAACAGTTTACTATGAATGGAATAAATATAACATGGGCTGCTGAATCCATAAAGGTAGCAAATGTGCCTGAATaccataaatactgtatatgcatgtgtgtatttgtactgTTTAAGTTAGTGTGCAGACTAACATGACAATGGTCAGAAGCATGACCTTTACTGAAATTAATATAGTAATATCATAGAATGGATACTGTCTTGATGCAATTTAAATCttacattacagaaaaaaagaaacaaaatagcTGAAAAGTTGTGGTGTTTTTTTCAGAGGCCACATTCAGTATGTAGTGAGAATTGTCGACCAGGTTTCCGGCAGGCTGTATTTAAAGGCAAACCCATCTGCTGTTTCTCCTGTGTcccctgtgctgctggagaGATCAGCAACTCCAGCAGTGAGTGGAAGACTATTTAACAGTAAATGATGTGATATATTAACAAAAATCAATCCTATATTTGTGTCTCACCTTCATGTTAACATTGATCGTTTTCATGTGATCTCAGCTTGAGCATGTGTTCCATTCAGATTCTCCCGAGTGTTCAAGGTGTTCATTGGAGTTCTGGTCAAATGAAGATCACAGCCAGTGTGTTCCTAAGGTGATTGAATTCCTGTCTTACAGCGAAAGCTTGGGGACCCTCCTTGCTACTTTCTCGCTGCTTGGAACATGTTTGACACTACTGGTGTCAtgtgtcttcttttattttcgTCACACACCTCTTGTCAAGGCCAGTAACTCTGAACTAAGCTTTTTGCTGCTCTTCTCTTTGACTCTGTGTTTCCTCTGTTCTCTGACCTTCATAGGCCAGCCCTCTGAATGGTCCTGCATGTTAAGACATACAGCGTTTGGCATCGCTTTTGCTCTGTGCATGTCTTGTATCTTAGCAAAAACCATAGCAGTGGTGATTGCCTTTAAGGCTAAAGGGCCAGTAAAGACAGTTCCGCAGTGTTCTTCCCCATTACAAAGAACAACAGTTTTTAGTTGTACTTTATTGCAGGTTTTAGTTTGTGCACTCTGGTTACACTTTGCTCCACCATTTCCCCACAAAAATACTGCTTATGCAGTAGAACGGATTATTCTTGAGTGCGATTTAGGTTCCCCCCTGGGGTTCGCGGCTGTGTTGGGGTACATTGGACTACTGGCTGTGCTTTGTTTAATTCTTGCTTTTCTGGCTCGAACGCTGCCTGATAATTTCAATGAAGCTAAGCTTATTACCTTCAGCATGTTGATATTCTGTGCTGTCTGGATCACTTTTATCCCAGCATATATCAGCTCTCCAGGAAAATTCACTGTGGCTGTAGAAATATTTGCTATTCTGGCCTGTAGTTTTGGATTACTTTTCTCTATTTTTGCtccaaaatgttatattttattgtttaaacaatataaaaataccaAGAAACATATGATGGGGAGAACCCTTTAAAATAAGTCACAAATGtacatttttctgacatttatgaaaaacattgaaatgagcAAGAGGTTTCAGACAACAGCAAAGATCCTTAAATTCTTTGAACTGATTGTTACTACTTTCTTCATTATTTacattgattattttattattgaaaagtatttatttgggaaaaaagtaaataatgtaCCTGCAAATTGCGCTGATCAACTGAATGAATGCGctatttctttgttgttgtttttttttaatgtctgagcaGTTTTGTCAAATTAAACTTTAGCATTTTAGCATTCTGGAAACTGCAGTTGGTCAGTCAATCTGTCCATCGGTCAACCAAAATGGAATTTCAATCTCTGATTTGGAGTTTATTTGAGAAGGAAACAGGGATTCATACTGGGTATTTTTGATCAACTGACTTTGGCactaattaatttttctttaaaataattttaattcaatttgaactgaattttttttaaacaaaaaaaaatgagttATGACAAATTAATTGTAACACACCAAAATTCATTATGAGATAGAAAGGTACAAAGGTTAAGTCTCTTCAATAAGTCACGTCACATCATGAGCGCCATCATTGGTGGAGAGAAACATGGATGGTGTAATCAGCTATCTATGAAACTGAGGAAGTTCAGGCCTTTAAAAACCCCTTTATATAAAATACTCACAGTTTAGATTTTGCGTTTGAACCTTGGGTGTTACATATGTTACAACCTTGTTACATATCACTTTGGAAAGCTTTGCTGCTGATAGTGGATTTGGTGCTTATTTTCCTACTGGCTATAAGAAGAGGGAATCCTGTGTGTCAAACATATGGAACAAAAGAACAGGCTCAGTTTTCTAAGGAGGGTGACATCAACATTGGAGGCATTTTCCCCTTCCTGCCAGATTCCAGCTCTCCTGTCTGACCCTGGAAAAATTCAGTGTGAAGGGTAAGACACTGATGAAAGTACATATGACTGTAAACCATACTACACATAAAAAACTCTCTATTTTGTCAAGAAATCATCATGcacatttttcataatttttgtctttgtcttttaaatttccAACACTGGCATTTTTCCCCATTCTCTTATTTTCAGACTACACCCAGGAGAGTTGCAATATGCGTACACTATGATGTTTGCCATTAAAGAGATCAACAACAGCTCAGACCTGCTACCAAGAaagacttcctcccacctccaaaagcatgcgcttcaggataaattggccggtctcaaattgcccgt contains:
- the LOC137596423 gene encoding extracellular calcium-sensing receptor-like, encoding MLGSPEFPLLSKEGDITIGGAFSIHNEMPNPQLSFIDTPERLTCSRMNFREFRFAQTMIFAIEEINNSSTLLPNITIGYKIFDTCGLTLPSTRAIMGLMNGQERSCSGQSSVHAIIGASESSSTIVMIQISGIFQIPVISHFATCACLSDKKKYPSFFRTIPSDYYQSRTLAKLVKHFGWTWVGALKSDNDYGKNGLETFITAARQVGVCIEYAEAISRTDSRDQVARVVKVIKNGSTKVVVAFLAQSEMDILLEEALKQNLSGLQWVGSESWITAGHLAIERYSGILMGSLGFSIRKTKILGLQEFLLQVNPSQDPQNNLLKEFWEVTFGCSLQPSLSGQIQCSGSERLQDVNTPFTDVSELRISNNVYKAVYAVANAIHSMLKCGWNGHAVNNSCMWRDDLDAKQVVNHLQNVNFTLQSGERVYFDRNGDPAATYELVNWQRNKAGDIVFVTIGSYDASLPNGKQFTMNGINITWAAESIKRPHSVCSENCRPGFRQAVFKGKPICCFSCVPCAAGEISNSSNSPECSRCSLEFWSNEDHSQCVPKVIEFLSYSESLGTLLATFSLLGTCLTLLVSCVFFYFRHTPLVKASNSELSFLLLFSLTLCFLCSLTFIGQPSEWSCMLRHTAFGIAFALCMSCILAKTIAVVIAFKAKGPVKTVPQCSSPLQRTTVFSCTLLQVLVCALWLHFAPPFPHKNTAYAVERIILECDLGSPLGFAAVLGYIGLLAVLCLILAFLARTLPDNFNEAKLITFSMLIFCAVWITFIPAYISSPGKFTVAVEIFAILACSFGLLFSIFAPKCYILLFKQYKNTKKHMMGRTL